A segment of the Macrotis lagotis isolate mMagLag1 chromosome 8, bilby.v1.9.chrom.fasta, whole genome shotgun sequence genome:
TGTTGAGGCAATTATTGCCTCAGCAATAACTTATTCTATAGAGTGAGCTTTGCAATCATTGAACCTGAAATAGTGTAGCTGGGGTCTAAGATAAGGGTCTATAATGAACATTATAACAAGATTGTCAGAATATGATCCACCAGAGACCTGGCCCCTGAGCTTATGTTGGGGAAGGTAAATAAGGCAGAGAAGACCTTTATAGACTCAGAACTGCTAATCACAAGTCCAGGGCCTGCTATATTTCCAGGAATCGAATGTCATTTCTCACCATCATCTTCATCAGCAAAAGGacaacagatttttaaaatgcctCTGGGTATTCTAGTAAATGAGGGGCTTATCCGAGGTCCTGGCTATATCCTGATGGCCCCTGAGTGGGAGTCCTGGCTATATCCTGATATGCATCCAGGGACGAGGGGATGCCAATAACCAGAGTTAAGGGTGAGGCCCCGATCCCAAGGACAAATAACCAAGTCAGCTATATTTTGCAAATCAAtttctgtattcattttttattacacaaatatttgttggattcATTCATTGTTCtgcacatttttcttgcaaatTAGATAATCAGAGTCTAAGAAATGATTTCCAGACATTTATCCTTTGACTGCTATGGGGAAGTGgcttttaaataaacaaacagaacTCCCCTGATTTAAGTGGCAAGGAAGTGATCATTTTACAAGCTGCTTCTCTGCTACAGCTGAAACCTGTAGGTGCAAAGGTATAAGAGAGAACTGAAGCCAGCAGATCCTTGTGGGATTTCTTCTGGACTTCCTCATAATCCCATAAATTGGGAAGAGACTGTTGGAGCAGCCACATTGGGGGCAGCTATTGGTGGGGCTAATGTGGACAGTACTCTGCCATACCCTCAGGCACAATATCCATGCTAGTTGTTTCCATGAGTATTCTCCTTCTACCTCACCTTCAGGGTGGGATTGTTGAGGCTATAGAAGGAATTCACTGACTGATTGGCATACTCAATGCAGTTTCTGTGTCAGTTTAAAATGCTGTTTATAATTAGCTTCCTTTATCACTGGAAGAAAGTGTCCAGTCCATAAGAAAGCATCCATTTGATCATCTGTTTGACTATTTTGAGTACTTGTCTAAGTCAAGAATTTGACATTTGGTAACACTTGAACAATTTCTTCCACATATGGAAGAACTTACCCAAGACGTGTAATGCATTCATTCCTTTGAAAGTTTCCTTGTGTATTTTCTTCACTTTGTTGTCATGAATCCTGAGCTCTGCTAATGACTTGGGAAGGTTGATGGGAATCTCAGTCAGCAGATTGTGGGACATGTAGAGCCTTCGAAGCTTCTTTACAGGCAGAAAGGCTTTGGGGTGGATCTTAGTTAACTTATTGTTGTTTAAGATGAGGCCCTGGAGGGAGGAAACGGAATGGTCCAGTATTAGATAGGGGAGAGGTTCCTGGGGTCCAGTCTGGGTAAGGTGTTTCTGAGCCCACCACCTTCATTTGGTTTTTAAGATCACCAACAATATCCTGGTCTAGAGATAGATGGTAATCCAGGTTCAATGCTCTTCACCCCTCACAAAGCTCTTTGCAGGAGTGGGGTACTCTAGAGAGAGCAGAACAAAAAGCAATAGATAAAAACTTCAGAGGAAGCAGAAGGGGTCTCCATGACCCTAGGGAGTCTAGGACACTCCAAAAGGAAACAAGGTAGCTCAAGTCCTATGGTCTTTACCCCAAAACTAGTTAACTGAAGGTCAAGAGTATTTTAAAGGGGCTTCTTGTTCAAGGATGGCTATGACTGCCCAAACCAATTGCACCTTTAGTTCACTTTTGCATCTCCTCCATCTGGCCACTCACCCCATTCATCCCAGGATCCAGTGTGATATTGAAAACCTAGGTCTTTTTCACATGACTGAATGAAACTTGTGCATTTGACCATTAATCAGGATTTAAAGAAATGGTGGAAAGTGGTCAAATTGAAATTTTTGTCACTGTTAGGGAGTGCTCATCTATCCCCAAAAGTGTCGCTCTCCTCAATACTTAGACCAAGGCTGCTTTTCCTGGCCATCATTCCTCAATATATTGTGCATTCTCAAGGTTCTTAGATGTGCATCTTGAGTACCTGGTACCTCATGGGGACCCCAAAATGTGTATTGATTGAAAGTATACCGGGGACCCCCTGCGAAGAACCGTGAATTAGCAAGGACCAACCACCCAAGATAAAGTCAGTGCCTCTGTTCACAGGAAATGAGAACACATTGCCTAGCAATCAGCGAGGcagaaaaaatctttgtatcaaatattTCCAACAAGGGTTTGGtatcaaagacagaaacaaagaacGAATATATCCAAATGGCATGCTCTAGTAGGCACTTGATGAAAGGCAGTGCACAAGAGGACAATTGCAGTCTAGTGACCCCGGGAAAGAATGGTTCAGCTCCCTCCTAAGAGAAGAAAGGACTGAAGAGTCAGCCTGAAGTTTTACCTCACCCCCTGCAGACTGGCGCATTGGAGTAAGATGGACACACGAGGGCATGGTTGGCAGAACTATGAATCAACCCAACCATCTGAGAAAAcactttggaattatgccaacAGAGTGACTCAAGTGTCCAAACCCTTGGACCAGAGATCCCACAGAGGTACCACAGTAATTGTAGGCGTGTGGtttgtagcaaagaactggagagGGAATGGCGAACAAAGCGCGGTCTGGGAACGTGATGGAATCTGCCTGTGCTGTGAGAAGCAGCATGCGTGATGAACTCAGAGGAGCCTGGAAAGATTGAGCTGCAGGGCCGCAGAGCCAGGAGAACCCTCCCTCTGTGCCAAGAGCCAGTCCTGGAGGCACTCTGGAGGACAGACTCGCCCCCTGCACCTCCCACCATGACTTATCACCCCTTCTTGGTTCTTGTCTGCTCAGTCCATATCGACCTTGCAGCCCACAAGCAGTTATTACTCTCCAGCTGTTCAGGGTAACAAGGACAATGGATGAGGAAGATGCTGATGGTCTTTGGGGGAAGACTTACACCTCTGGAAGTATTACAGAATAAGTCTGAAGAGAATaaatacagataaagaaatgttAGATAGTTCAGGGAAGGAGAACACCAGTGGTTTTACATAGAAGGCAATGCTTATTTGAGAGCAGCTTCTCAGGAAGGCTGAGGAGAGAATGAActggcatggagatgggagatggtgtatgtgtgtgtgtgtgtgtgtgtgtgtgtgtgtgtgtgtgtgtgagagagagagagagagagagagagagagagacagacaggcagacaggcagacaggcagacagacagagacagagacagtcacaGAGAGAGGGGCAGGCTCATGTCTCTGCCtagagaggagctgtgtccagTACAATCTCAGAGGGATAAGGAGCCACTGGGGTTTGTGAGAGGGGGTGGTACTTGGGGGGCACCTCCTCTTGAGGTCTTGAATAGAAGCTACAGAATTGAGAAAGATTGGGTTGGATTTCTAGGGTCCTTGGTTCTCTTTGTATTAGGAGGCAGAAGGACCCTCCCCGCAAGCCCCAGAGAGTGTCACTGGCATGTCTTATATGCCATTCTTGCTCCTCTTTCCAGCACAGAGCCCACCAGGCTAtgtccagaggagagagtgaaacTGGAGGCTTTGCCCAGCCCCCCCTCACGTAAGCAGAGTTCACCTGcattcatggcatcacttccctaatgtccTGGTAgtctttgagagcaaaggacaaatGACAACTGTGTGGTAGATCCTGGGCTGAGATCTACCCTGGGAGGCAGATACTCTCCTTAGCCCCCACTTGATAGTCATAGGACAACTCAGAAGCTGGACCCCAACCAGTGaattccccccccaccccgactCAGGCAGCACTGGGACAAGCAGAAAGCAGAAAAGTGGTTTTGGAGGCttcttggttttttcttttttgcctcacCTTTGTTTTCCTGGTCTAGCCCCCCAGCTCCCTCATGCTTCTGCTGGGGCTCTTCCGAGCCAGTGTGGTCTCTTTGATCACTTAGAAAGCTACATTCTTTGGTTGTCCTTGTGGGTCTTGAGTTTCCACTAATGAGATCGGCAAATGTGGTTTATCCAGAAGTTAACCCTTTAGTTGGAGGACTGTCTAAACCCTTGCATTTATCTCTCTCTTTAGTCTCTTGACCAAGTTAGAAGCCACTCCCGTAAGAAATCTGTCCATTAGGCTAATCATCTAAAGCAAAAGCCTGCTTGAGGAAAGGTGTGGAGACATCACCTCGGAGGAGGGTTTAGCTTAGGGTTTGCGGAGGCTCTGCCTTCAGCACACTTCCCCAAATAATGAAGAATACTTTGTATAGTTCTCTGTAGGTTTACTGACTCTCTCAGCGTCAGATCAATGTGTGCTCTCATGCCAGTTTGCCTATGATGTCCTCCCCTGGTTGGGAATGAACTAGCTGGAGGACTTAAAAGGGAGGACAAAGAATGTCATCTGAAGCAAGGGTTTGTGGCTGGCAGCGGCAGTGCTGCCTAAGCATGTTGGTCTGGCACACTGTCTCCAGCTCAACTGTACTGTCAGTGTTTTCATCGACCAGAGAAATGCCAAAAATGGAAGCCAAATTGGAGTCCCAGAtttcatcattaaaaaataatgtgGCTATATAGCAAGATCAGCAACAGGAAAATGCAGCCTTCCACAAGGGCCTGGATGATAATTTATCATAAAAGTGGCTGGAAAACAGGCTTGTTCCCAACCACAGGACTCCAGTGAGTCTCTGCTCCCATGGAACCCACCCCTAAAGTCTTTAGAGCAACCAAAATATGAAGTCCTTGGGCCATATTTGAGCTTCTTTACAACCCCCCTAGAGGCCTTTACTCCTCACACCCTTGGGTCCTTGGAGATTCCTACTTAAGATACCACCTATTGGCCTCACCTCActcttacctgccttaatcatTGACTGGACATTGTACCCTGGGAAAGACCTCactttaaaaggccaaggtctcccccAACATCAGGGCCATCCCCAGTTGTCCTGCTCTATCTCCGGCCACTGGACTCAGGTGggtccggaggagaaagtgaaactggagACTTTGCCCAGCCCCCCTCACGTAAGCAGAGTTCACCTGcattcatggcatcacctccctgacgcCCTCGTCGTCTTTGAGAGCAAAGGGCAAATGACAACTATGTGGCATctaccttgggaggtagatgctcTCATTACCTCCCATTtgataactgaggaaactgaggcagacaggggtttgatgacttgcccagtgttgtTTGAGGCTGGACTCGAacttgttttcctgactccaggctccgccctctatccactgagacccAAAAAGAGGTTCAGGGCCTTGTGCCTGGCCACATCCCAGCACCCCACCTCTTGCAGGACCTCCTTCCTTCCAGGACTTTCCCTCAGTTGACCAGCCCTGTTACATCTGTATCCTGTTGTTTCCCCCACTGGAACTTGCACTCCATGAGAGCAGGGACTGCCTTTGGTCTTTGGCTGTTCCTTGTGTCCTCAGCTTGAGCCCAGGGCCTCAAACAAATGCATACTGACTAACTGACCAGTTCAATCTAAACAAGTCAGAAGAGCGTGAATCTGGAGAATCTGGAGTGAACACAGCAAGAACTTCCCAACCGGGGCTGCCTAGTCCAGCAATGGACATCACAGGCTGGAGCATTCTCATCTAGTGGGGTTCCATTACTTTGTGTCCCCGGGTAGCCTGGAGAGCAGCTTAATGAAGCTGAAGGGCTGCCCCGTGGCAGAGGCATCCATGGGAGTGTTCTGTTCTGCCAAATTAGGGACAGAGTGGGGGGACTGGGGGGGAGGAGAGTTAGAGATAAGCAAGTTAGAGAACACTTTCTGACTGGGAGAGGTTTCCTGACATGGCCTGAGTTTCTAAGGATCATGGGGGCAGGGTGGGGGAGTGTAGTTTCAAACATGCCCTGTGGCCATTTCTCTGGGTATTATGGAAGGGGGGTGGGGTGTTCCTCTTTGGTCTGATTTAAACTACAGGGCTCTTGGCTGACATTCCCTGTTATTCTGTGCTGGTGAAGTCACATTGATGACTGACATCAATGGATGGaagctggatggatggatggatggaaggatagatggatggatgaatggatagaaggatagatagatgaatggatggtaGGTGAGTGGATGGATGGTTAGATTAAATTAAACattattccattatatatatatatatatgtatatgtatacattcaaTTAATATCTTAGAAATATAAAGGTAGAATCTTACATAAAGGGAAGCAAGTCCTTTAAAGTCATTCTCTTTGATCTCCTTGATTTTGTTGTTTTGAAGGTCTATCAGTCTCGTATCAAATGGGATATTGTTTGGGATTGATGTCAAACCTGAGCAAAATAGACAGACAAACAAATGAGTCACATAATAGAAAACCCCTCcctgggggaggaaggaagaaggaccCTCCCCCCAAGTCCCAGAGAGTGTCATTGGCACATCTAATATGCCATTCTTGCTCCTCAACACAGAGCCCACCAGGTCCTAGTCTGATGACCAGCCATGCTGCCCAAAGCCAAACTGGAATCTTCTGGGGGAGGGAACCTTGAAAGGATGAAATCTCAGGTCTTGATAAGATATATAGCATGCCTGCTTTCATGATGAATGTGTTGGGGTTCGCGGAGCTCTTTGTTAGCCAGGCTCTGTTGCTGGTGCTATGCAGGTAGATCAGTGCTTGGTCACTAGGGCAAAGCTCCAGTTGAATGGGGGCCCACAGTTCTTTATGTGTAAATTAAGCCAGATCACCCCAAGAAGTTGCCTAGGTGTCCTGGCTATGAATGTGGGGGCTGGAGCTTCTAGTCTACTGTGGTCCTTCGGGGAAGCAGCATCatcatccacacacacacaccacacagacacacattgACATAGGCTCACAtgtttatgatgatgatgatgcttggacttcattctcaaagaagaccatgacatgccATGACAAGCGAGTAAATTGGATCTGAATGAGGGGGGCTATGCAGtgaccagcctcaccttctcctccacaGCCACATAGGTCCAATGGCCCAAGATGactcaagatgactggagatgaccccggatgcacacacacagtcacacttATGTTCACATGCTCATACACGCACACTGTCACAGTCACACTAACACAGGTAGACACTCAGATGTACTGTCACACAGTCACACTAACACCTTTCTATATGGCTCAATTTCATCCCTTCTCTTTTCACCCACTTGGTTGGGATTCTTATAACTTCTGTAAGTGTAAGTAAATCcatacattaaaaaacaaaaaacccgcCCACGTGTATAGTaactagaaaagagaaattgTTAGTAACTTCCCTAGGGAGTCACAAAGTGGTATTCCACTGGACTCAGGCTGGACCTCAGTCTTATTTTTGCTGCTCCCACTGCTGCCAGGCATGGCCTTTGCCTCCTCCTTCCATCCTTAGCTGCTGCCCTGCTGGGTTTCCCTCCCATCCCATCACACCTGCTTCAGTGGCAGGGAACAGCCCATGGGGATGCTGGGCAGATGGacctctttttaatttaaaggctGATAGGAAACCAAGGCAGTCAGGAAGGTCATGGAACATTGTGGCTGCTCAAGTGGACAGGGTCCTCTTCCTTAGGCATGTCTTGGTGCCCCCAAGTACAGAACTTTGCCCTTGgcagctgcttaataaatatttggtaaaaaaaataattgccccTTGGCTGGACTGGGAGCCCATCTGGTTATTGTTGGTAGCTGGTCATGGTTACTGTGggttggagagaaggaaaagacttgAGGTTGGGGTGCTCGGCTTGGGCAGAGGATGTGTCCAAAAGGATTCAGACCAAAAGTCCCTGAGCAAAGGGAGAGGAACAAGTGGGCATGGCCTGTTTGAAGACCCAAAAGGAGAATATTAGGACCTAGGGAAGCAGTAATAgagcaccccccacccccatggtgGCCCAGGCAAGGTGCTGAGCCCTGTGGAGAAGAGTTGGGGTTGGGTACAACTGTAGGCCCTGGGAATCAGGGGCCATGACCAGTTCCCTCTGCTTCAGTCACCATCTTAAGGCAGACAGTTTCCTAAGCTATCCCTTCTGAGCAGACCTCTCCCTGTACCCCAGCCCCTATTCCTACTGGAAGGACCAGCCTTCTCCTGGTCACTCAGGTTTGTAAACTTGGGGTCATCCTAGAGGCAGAGCACTGGAGGGTTCTTATGTCCTTTCTCTGACAGAGATGCTGGCTTCTCTGTGAAATAGGCACAATGATGCTTGTGCCACTTCAGAGGTGAAGAAAGCAAGTGGGAGGAATCTTGGTATGGTGGAGAGAGCACTAGACTTGGCAccagagacctgagttcaaattctgcccttgCACTTTGCAAACTAGAAGGCAAAACCACAAAGGTGCAGGATCACTTAAGCAGTTCACAACCCTCAAAGTGCTTTGTCACACAGAGTATTCACTGGTACTCTCTCGAGCCTTAATTCTCCAAGCTCTCTTCTGCCATCCCCTTTCCTCTAGTGCCAGAGCTACTCCCTCCTCAGGCCCTTTGGCACCTAGACCCTGATAATCACCttcatctctcctctcttcttgttcatccctccctccctccatcgcAACCTGATACTGGGATCTTTGTCACATACAGGTCTGGCTCTGTCTGACCCCTGCTCAGAAGCCCCAGGATCACAGGATTCAGAGGGGACCAGAGTACTCCCTCCCACCCTGCACAGAAGGGAACTATGGCCAGAGGGGGTGAGCGTCCAGCTCTGGATAAAGCACTTGGAGGCCTGGTCCTTTCCACTGACTGGTCTGTGGAAAGTGAGGTCTTTGAACTCTGTAGTCTCGTAGGTCTGGCAAACCTGGAAAAGTTTGGCTTAATGGGCTGGGATTCCCCAGAGACTTCAGGCCATATTAAAGTCAGGGAGCCTTTGGACTAAGTGTATCCCTAGAAAGATTCCCACTAATCCTGATGCTGAGAGTCTTCCTTTGTCCATCTGGGGCCAGACTTGCTGCTTTTCTAGACCAGACCCTATGGAAGTGGACCCATAGCATTGTTCCGCCTCCCCCATAGAGCAAGGGAAAGGCCCATTGGGGTTTTCCTTAAACTCTAAGGCATCCcatgactattttttttagatttttttttttggaaaggcaaatggggttaagtggcttgcccaaggccacacggctaggtaattattattaagtgtctgagaccggatttgaacccaggtactcctgactccagggccggtgctttatccactgcgccacctagccacccccccccatgaCTTTTTAAAAGGCATCAGGAAGTTGGAgcccttatttgcaaaataaatcaTGTGTCTCATGATAGATGTCCTGGTCTCTATAGAGAACTAAAACAAGGAACCTTGGAATGGTGAGAAAAGGGAAACCAAAGCCAGACTTTTGTAGGCTTCCAGAAGCAAGGACTGCAGAAGTAAAGATAACAATGTGCCACTTCACAATGAGAAAGATGCTTAAGAGGCCATCGGAGAGGGCAGAGTCGATAGCAGGCAAAGGACAGTATGAGCAAGGGGCTGGTCCCAGCTGGAGCAGGGGGGCTGGAGCTGGGCAGACCTGGGAGCCCCTCCCTGTCAGCAGCCCTCCTTTGCACCCCTGCTCATCAGAAAATCAAAGGGGCCCTTTCCTTGACAGTCTGTGGCGAAGCAAGCCAGGAGTAGAGAGAAAGCTTCCTCAGGCTGCTGGATCAGGCCAAGAGCAAAGCCACCCAGGGTGGTCAGCAAGGCAGCACTTAGGAAGTGGAAGCTCCTGGAAGAAGGGAGATTGCACTTGGTGCTGAAGGACAAACAGGATCGGGGTATGATGGGGAAGGTGTCCCGGACCTCAAATGACACTTTGTCTCTATCTAGGACATGCTCCCTGCAATAGCATGTATGATGGGGCATGCTTTGCACAGCATGGTGGGTATAATGGCTGCCTGCACTGATGGCCAAGCAGCCTGGTCCAGGACCCAGCTGGGCAGGCAGGGAGGAAACCAGAGGGCACCTGGATTTCTTGACCCTCACCCCATCTCTGCCAGACTCCTATGGGACCTTGCCCCTTGAGTcatcttcattctctcctttccctccaccAGCATAGTCCTACATAATCAGTATTCACCCACTTTATCCCTTCCCAATCTCATTCTACTCAGAAACTGAAGCAACTCAGGTTGCCTCCAGTTCCTCGCCCCTTCTCTATCCTTAAATAGTCCCTACCACTTGACTGAAAGGGGGTCTCCTTGTTGGTCAGCTGACTAGTGATAGACATATCATCCTCTCCTTTTGAGGCTTGTAAGGTTTAGGGGTGTGGCCTCGGCCCCAGGCCTGCGCCCACCCACAGCACACTGCCTTCACACAGTAGGCAGTTGAATTCCTAGCAAAATTCAACTATACAATATTCTTTGGAGAGTTCTAAGATCCTTGTAGCTGTGCTCCCAATAAAGCATTTAAATCTGGACCTCTTACTCAATTCCACAAACATTCATTTAGAGCATatgggaatacaaaggcaaaagacaaccAGTTTTTGTCCTTTCTCAACCAAGGAAATGCCAAGGGCAGAGATGGTCTCCCGAGGAGGAAAGGAACACTTTCTGGCATGTTCAGTTGTGCCACCTGCACCAGGGACTCAGTGAGGTGGAAGGGCAAGCCAGACAGGGGCCACAGTCTGGGCAAAGGTCTTAGCAGTGGAATGAACAGAATTCTTACCTAGATCAGAACAGTGGACGACTCTTGAGTAACACTGACATCCAAAGGGACATGAtggaaacagatcaaaagggaaGAAGGGCATTATGGGCTGCCTTGTTGGAAAAAGAGAATTATCATCAtcgtcatcgtcatcatcatcatccacatCCTCCATGTCTTTAAGCATCATGTTTTTTAGGGTCAAATAAGAAGGGCCTGAGAAGGGCTTGGCAGAACCCAAGGCCAGCAGCAAGAGGAACACATATTCCTTCATGTCTTCTCAGAGAGGGTGCCCGATCTGGAATGAGATGGAAAGAGGCAGTGGTCAGTTACGGAGTGTTTGTAGCCCAGGTGTCTGAGAGCGCTATTCAAACTGCTGCCCAGCCTCGATTTACATCTTCCTTAGCTTCCTTCCTTCGGGCTTCTCAGTCTGGCTCACCTCTGAACCCACACATAGCAGCACCACCTTCCGCCACTCCTACTCTCCTAGATTCAACACAAAGCAGAAGTGAAAAACATGTATGTGAGACGAGAGTGCCCGGATGGTCTTCCTTTCCCacgtatacacacacagacacatgtgcatgcacacacacacaccctcacccCCTCCTCTGTACTACAGTAAATAAACCAGGGTAGGCCAAGCCTTGCACAGAGTAGGCTCTAGCTTACAGGCGACTTTGTTAGGACAAGATGGCTGCTTGAAACTCAGAACACCTTTTCACAGATACAGGGCTGTAgcatttgatttgaactcatctgAAGGACCCCCAGGGGTTCAGTCTCTGGTACCCTTGGGGGAAGCAATAGTCCCAGGCCACCTTTGGGCCTGCAAGGAGTCCTGGCCCCTCTAAGGAGCAGTGGGGCTGCCTGGATGTCAGTGATTGGGGAAGTTGCCGACAACTGACTCATCCATGGCACGGCTTCTGGCCCGCTGTCTACTTTTCTTGCAGCTGACCCTTGGCACTGGCAGATTGCTTGAGTTCATCTGTAAGTCAGTTGTCTGGATCGTCAGACCGTGTTTTGACTTGCAGTCCTTCTCTGGACAGCCCCCTAAGTGTCCCCCTTGGCAGACACTCCAGAACCCAATGGGTGATAGCCCCAGAAGTCCAAACCATCTCTCCCTGCTCCTGACATCCCTTCCCAAGGAGGATGGGGACGACCCCTCCACCAGACCCCGGGGGGATGACCTGAGGCCACAGCAAAGGAAGGTAGTGAGGATTTGGTTAAGTGGTAACTACAGAAGGCAGAGAAGAAGGCTCGGGGAAGACACTCTGAAAACAGTTGGGTTTAAGGGATCAACATGCAAGCGGAATAAGTGGGGGATAATAGGCAGAGGGAGGGGAAGGCTGTAGCTCCAGGGAAGGGCCAGAGTGAGGTTCTGCTGACTAGATCCTGAAGGTCTGAGAAGTCTGTATCTGCCAAACATTATGTGGGGCAGAGGTATTCCAATGCTGATAAAAGGTGGGCCAGAGCTTGAGATCAGTCAAAGAGCCTCACAGTTCCTTTGACATGACCCAGCCCCCTGTCCTCCATTTCATCTCTGGACCCAGCCCATTGTCCATCTGTCCTGTCTGTCCCATAAACAGTCACTACTATATGAGCTCTCAAGTGTGTTCATGTGCGTGTTGACATCTGGACAATCCATCCTGTTCATCCACTTGGTCATTCTTGTGTAGATGGTCAGGGTGCCCTCCTTGGAGTGAAGATAGATTCCTTCTGTCATAGAGCTCAGCAGAGCTCTGAGTTGTCATCAGTGGTCCCCAAACAGG
Coding sequences within it:
- the ASPN gene encoding asporin, translated to MKEYVFLLLLALGSAKPFSGPSYLTLKNMMLKDMEDVDDDDDDDDDDNSLFPTRQPIMPFFPFDLFPSCPFGCQCYSRVVHCSDLGLTSIPNNIPFDTRLIDLQNNKIKEIKENDFKGLASLYGLILNNNKLTKIHPKAFLPVKKLRRLYMSHNLLTEIPINLPKSLAELRIHDNKVKKIHKETFKGMNALHVLEMSANPLENDGIDPAAFEGVTVFHIRIADAKLTSVPKGLPSSLLELHLDDNKISSVELEDFKPYKDLQRLGLGNNKIKDIENGSFANIPHIREIHLEKNKLKKVPPGLQDLKYLQVIFLHHNNITKLGINDFCPTVTKKKKSLYSAISLFNNPVKYWEVQPATFRCVLSRMSVQLGNFRK